The Kitasatospora paranensis genome has a window encoding:
- a CDS encoding pyridoxamine 5'-phosphate oxidase family protein, producing MVKTPYHEGEQAVQKQAGEGHAGWGSPMFGAEIPPPFDLFLRRQRMLVIGGVDDSGAAWSTVVTGPRGFAGATGTRTIAVHALPVPGDPLEGVFDQQRDIGILAIEPQSSQRIRINGVARREGDGLLVTTEQVLGNCPKYLQQRALRPDAPAGPAPQVRRSALLDEDQQRWITGADTFFIASRAPQHGADASHRGGDPGFVRVTAPDRLVWPDYFGNSFYMTLGNLQLDPACGLTFLDWESGHALHVTGKARIDWDEGRAKAVQGALRLVEFEVEQVVEVRDFTTLRWRFAAPSPFNPR from the coding sequence ATGGTCAAGACCCCGTACCACGAGGGTGAGCAGGCGGTGCAGAAGCAGGCCGGCGAGGGCCATGCCGGCTGGGGCTCGCCGATGTTCGGGGCGGAGATCCCGCCGCCGTTCGACCTCTTCCTGCGGCGCCAGCGGATGCTGGTGATCGGCGGCGTGGACGACTCCGGCGCCGCCTGGTCGACCGTGGTCACCGGGCCGCGCGGATTCGCCGGCGCGACCGGCACCCGTACCATCGCCGTCCACGCGCTGCCGGTGCCGGGCGACCCGCTGGAGGGCGTGTTCGACCAGCAGCGGGACATCGGCATCCTCGCCATCGAGCCGCAGTCCAGCCAGCGCATCCGGATCAACGGAGTCGCCCGCCGCGAGGGCGACGGCCTGCTGGTCACCACCGAACAGGTGCTGGGCAACTGCCCCAAGTACCTGCAGCAGCGGGCGCTGCGGCCGGACGCCCCGGCGGGGCCGGCACCGCAGGTCCGCCGCTCCGCGCTGCTGGACGAGGACCAGCAGCGCTGGATCACCGGGGCGGACACCTTCTTCATCGCCAGCCGGGCGCCCCAGCACGGCGCCGACGCCTCGCACCGGGGCGGCGATCCCGGCTTCGTCCGGGTGACCGCGCCGGACCGGCTGGTCTGGCCCGACTACTTCGGCAACTCCTTCTACATGACCCTGGGCAACCTCCAGCTCGACCCGGCCTGCGGCCTGACCTTCCTCGACTGGGAGTCCGGGCACGCCCTGCACGTCACCGGCAAGGCCCGGATCGACTGGGACGAGGGACGGGCCAAGGCCGTCCAGGGGGCCCTGCGGCTGGTCGAGTTCGAGGTGGAGCAGGTGGTCGAGGTGCGGGACTTCACCACGCTGCGGTGGCGGTTCGCCGCACCGTCGCCGTTCAACCCGCGCTGA